The Xanthomonas sp. DAR 34887 genome has a segment encoding these proteins:
- a CDS encoding mechanosensitive ion channel family protein, translating to MDLDWIPWRDYTLPIGAAVVLGFLAWWLLLRIAQRMRGRDYRRARIINVVSVPMAFLLPMLMLSFALESTPLDERALTDLQHLLHIGMIGCVTWLLVRGIAALEKAILRSYPIEVADNLTARRVQTQTRVLARVAMGTIILLGTSVVLLTFPAVRQIGTTLLASAGIIGLVAGIAAKPVFGNLIAGLQIALTQPIRLDDVVIVEGEWGRIEEIGSSYVVVRVWDKRRMVVPLTWFIENPFQNWTRSSADLLGTAFLWLDYRTPMAQVRAELERICNSEPLWDGQVCVAQVTETSESTIQVRLLVSARNSGDAFDLRCIVRERMIDFLTREHPYALPKLRAEISSDAARTASRPPSTASDSAAMRSPGAEDGAPAATGALDAGAPKPDTA from the coding sequence CTGGATCTCGACTGGATCCCGTGGCGCGATTACACATTGCCGATCGGCGCCGCGGTCGTGCTCGGCTTTCTCGCCTGGTGGCTGTTGCTGCGCATCGCGCAGCGCATGCGCGGACGCGACTACCGGCGTGCCCGCATCATCAACGTGGTCAGCGTGCCGATGGCGTTCCTGCTGCCGATGCTGATGCTCAGCTTCGCGCTGGAATCCACGCCGCTGGACGAGCGCGCGTTGACCGACCTGCAGCACCTGCTGCACATCGGCATGATCGGCTGCGTGACCTGGCTGCTGGTACGCGGCATCGCCGCGCTGGAAAAGGCGATCCTGCGCAGCTATCCGATCGAGGTGGCCGACAATCTGACCGCGCGCCGCGTCCAGACCCAGACCCGGGTGCTGGCACGCGTGGCGATGGGCACGATCATCCTGCTCGGTACCTCGGTGGTGTTGCTGACCTTTCCGGCGGTCCGCCAGATCGGCACCACGTTGCTGGCCTCGGCCGGCATCATCGGCCTGGTCGCCGGTATCGCCGCCAAGCCGGTGTTCGGCAACCTGATCGCCGGCCTGCAAATCGCCTTGACCCAGCCGATCCGACTCGACGACGTGGTCATCGTCGAAGGCGAATGGGGCCGCATCGAGGAGATCGGCAGTTCCTACGTGGTGGTGCGCGTCTGGGACAAGCGGCGCATGGTGGTGCCGTTGACCTGGTTCATCGAGAACCCGTTCCAGAACTGGACGCGCAGCAGCGCCGATCTGCTCGGCACCGCATTCCTGTGGCTGGACTACCGCACGCCGATGGCGCAAGTGCGCGCCGAACTGGAGCGGATCTGCAACAGCGAGCCGTTGTGGGATGGCCAGGTCTGCGTGGCGCAGGTGACCGAGACCAGCGAGAGCACGATCCAGGTGCGCCTGCTGGTCAGCGCGCGCAACTCCGGCGATGCGTTCGACCTGCGCTGCATCGTGCGCGAGCGCATGATCGATTTCCTGACCCGCGAGCATCCGTATGCCTTGCCGAAGCTGCGCGCGGAGATTTCCTCGGACGCGGCACGCACGGCGTCACGGCCGCCCTCGACGGCCAGCGACTCGGCAGCGATGCGCTCGCCCGGCGCCGAGGATGGCGCTCCGGCGGCGACGGGGGCGCTCGACGCGGGCGCGCCGAAGCCGGATACGGCGTAG
- a CDS encoding class II 3-deoxy-7-phosphoheptulonate synthase: protein MNLSVPAAAPESASPSWAPASWRGKPALQMPVYPDAQALEATLGELRHLPPLVTSWEIFALKKQLAEAQEGKRFLLQGGDCAENFSDCESGTISNRLKVLLQMSLVLVHGLRLPVVRVGRYAGQYAKPRSADTETRDGVTLPSYRGDVVNGPEFTAQARVPDPRRMITAHSRSAMTMNFVRALIDGGFADLHHPEYWNLSWVGYSPLAEDYQKMVASIGDAVRFMETLSGAQLYNLNRVDFYTSHEALLLPYEEALTREVPRQWGWFNLSTHYPWIGMRTAALDGAHVEYFRGIRNPIAIKVGPSAQPDQLLRLIDVLNPEDEPGRLTFIHRMGAAQIAEKLPPLLDAVKRDGRRVLWVCDAMHGNTESTSNGYKTRRYANVLGEVEQSFDIHAAAGTRLGGVHLELTGEDVTECTGGARELTERDLERAYRSSVDPRLNYEQSLEIALAIVRKQNGRNVPLTTG from the coding sequence ATGAACCTGTCCGTCCCCGCCGCCGCGCCCGAATCCGCTTCGCCGTCCTGGGCGCCCGCAAGCTGGCGCGGCAAACCCGCGTTGCAGATGCCGGTCTATCCGGACGCGCAGGCGTTGGAGGCGACGCTGGGCGAATTGCGCCACCTGCCGCCGCTGGTCACCTCCTGGGAGATCTTCGCGCTGAAGAAGCAGCTGGCCGAGGCGCAGGAAGGCAAGCGTTTCCTGCTGCAGGGCGGCGATTGCGCGGAGAACTTCAGCGATTGCGAGTCCGGCACGATCTCCAACCGGCTCAAGGTGCTGCTGCAGATGAGCCTGGTGCTGGTACACGGCTTGCGCCTGCCGGTGGTGCGGGTGGGGCGCTACGCCGGCCAGTACGCCAAGCCGCGCTCTGCCGATACCGAGACCCGCGACGGCGTGACCCTGCCCAGCTACCGCGGCGATGTGGTCAATGGCCCGGAGTTCACCGCGCAGGCGCGCGTGCCCGATCCGCGGCGGATGATCACCGCGCACTCGCGGTCGGCGATGACGATGAACTTCGTGCGCGCGCTGATCGACGGCGGCTTCGCCGACCTGCACCATCCCGAATACTGGAACCTGAGCTGGGTCGGCTATTCGCCGCTGGCCGAGGACTACCAGAAGATGGTGGCCTCGATCGGCGACGCGGTGCGCTTCATGGAGACGTTGTCCGGCGCGCAGCTGTACAACCTCAACCGGGTCGATTTCTACACCTCGCACGAAGCGCTGCTGCTGCCGTACGAGGAAGCGCTGACCCGCGAAGTGCCGCGGCAGTGGGGCTGGTTCAACCTCAGCACGCACTATCCGTGGATCGGCATGCGCACCGCCGCGCTGGACGGCGCGCACGTGGAATATTTCCGCGGCATCCGCAACCCGATCGCGATCAAGGTCGGGCCGTCGGCGCAGCCGGACCAGTTGCTGCGCCTGATCGACGTGCTCAATCCCGAGGACGAACCGGGCCGGCTGACCTTCATCCACCGCATGGGCGCGGCGCAGATCGCGGAGAAGCTGCCGCCGCTGCTCGACGCGGTGAAGCGCGACGGCCGCCGCGTGCTGTGGGTATGCGATGCGATGCACGGCAATACCGAGAGCACCAGCAACGGCTACAAGACACGGCGCTACGCCAACGTGCTGGGCGAGGTGGAGCAGTCGTTCGACATCCACGCCGCGGCCGGCACGCGGCTGGGCGGCGTGCATCTGGAACTGACCGGCGAAGACGTCACCGAATGCACCGGCGGCGCGCGCGAGCTGACCGAGCGCGACCTGGAGCGGGCCTACCGCTCCAGCGTCGATCCGCGCCTGAATTACGAGCAATCGCTGGAGATCGCGCTGGCGATCGTGCGCAAGCAGAACGGACGCAATGTGCCGCTGACGACGGGCTGA
- a CDS encoding TonB-dependent receptor, giving the protein MTPRPLPAAIALVLLAAPGLALAADAVAADTGTQHTTDLDAVTVTAKLEAARNALSPDIGSSQYTISAEDIERLPLGASTPLNQVLLQAPGVVQDSYGGIHVRGDHANLQYRINGVLIPESISGFGQSLDPRTIKSIKLLDGALPAQFGDRTAAVVDITTKSGVELGNGGSVGITGGSYGTLNPNASWWGSSGRWSWFVSGDYEQNKLGMENPVNSREPDHDKTHQGKGFADLSYLIDENTRLSLLVGYANNRFQIPNNPGQTPSYDYLGTTDFDSSKLDENQRENTRFGTLVLQGSLGATSYQLSAGQRYSSVAFSPDVAGDLIFNGIASQVNRSNRANTVQADFSTPLGDAHTLRYGVYGNFEHAVASNNSYVFPADADGNQTSNVPIFIPDASRFHASTYALYLQDEWKIGDDWTVNYGVRGDRYKAFGTTEGQLSPRLGVVWQASADTTVHAGYARYFTPPASELISTSDIALYDGTTNQQSTAGGATTPLSERSDYYDLGISQVVNEHLTLGLDTYYRKADRLQDEGQFGAAYVYSTFNYRYGRIRGAEFSADYSNGPVTAYFNVAYSKAMGKRVMTSLYNFDPDALAYVYDNWIHLDHDQKFTSSGGISYAIDDASRIGANYLFGSGLRTDTDTVPNGGELPAYFQLNLSAGHDFALSAHPLHAQVAVLNALDRAYQLRDGGGIGVFAPQWAPRRGVYLSLQQDF; this is encoded by the coding sequence ATGACGCCCCGCCCCCTCCCCGCCGCCATCGCCCTCGTTCTGCTGGCCGCACCCGGCCTCGCGCTCGCCGCCGATGCGGTTGCCGCTGATACCGGCACCCAGCACACCACCGACCTGGATGCAGTCACCGTCACCGCCAAGCTGGAAGCCGCGCGCAACGCGCTGTCGCCGGACATCGGCAGCAGCCAGTACACGATCAGCGCCGAGGACATCGAGCGCCTGCCGCTGGGCGCCTCCACCCCGCTCAACCAGGTGCTGCTGCAGGCGCCGGGCGTGGTCCAGGATTCCTATGGCGGCATCCACGTGCGCGGCGACCACGCCAACCTGCAGTACCGCATCAATGGCGTGCTGATTCCCGAGTCCATCTCCGGCTTCGGCCAGAGCCTGGACCCGCGCACGATCAAGAGCATCAAGCTGCTCGACGGCGCGCTGCCTGCGCAGTTCGGCGACCGCACCGCGGCAGTGGTCGACATCACCACCAAGAGCGGCGTGGAACTGGGCAACGGCGGCAGCGTCGGCATCACCGGCGGCTCCTACGGCACGCTCAATCCGAACGCCTCCTGGTGGGGCAGCAGCGGCCGCTGGAGCTGGTTCGTCAGCGGCGACTACGAGCAGAACAAGCTGGGCATGGAGAATCCGGTCAACAGCCGCGAGCCCGACCACGACAAGACCCATCAAGGCAAAGGCTTCGCCGACCTCAGCTACCTGATCGACGAGAACACCCGGCTCAGCCTGCTGGTTGGCTATGCCAACAACCGTTTCCAGATCCCGAACAACCCGGGCCAGACTCCCTCCTACGACTACCTGGGCACCACCGACTTCGATTCGTCCAAGCTCGACGAGAACCAGCGCGAGAACACCCGCTTCGGCACCCTGGTGCTGCAGGGCTCGCTCGGCGCCACCAGCTACCAGCTGTCGGCCGGTCAGCGCTACAGCAGCGTCGCGTTCTCGCCCGACGTCGCCGGCGACCTGATCTTCAACGGCATCGCCTCGCAGGTGAACCGCAGTAACCGCGCCAACACCGTGCAGGCCGACTTCTCCACCCCGCTCGGCGATGCGCACACGCTGCGCTACGGGGTATACGGCAACTTCGAGCACGCCGTCGCCAGCAACAATTCCTATGTGTTCCCGGCCGATGCCGACGGCAACCAGACCAGCAACGTGCCGATCTTCATTCCCGACGCCAGCCGCTTCCACGCCAGCACCTACGCGCTGTACCTGCAGGACGAATGGAAGATCGGCGACGACTGGACCGTGAACTACGGCGTGCGCGGCGACCGCTACAAGGCCTTCGGCACCACCGAAGGCCAGCTCAGCCCGCGCCTGGGCGTAGTATGGCAGGCCAGCGCCGATACCACGGTGCACGCCGGCTACGCGCGCTACTTCACTCCGCCGGCCAGCGAACTGATCTCCACCAGCGACATCGCCCTGTACGACGGCACCACCAACCAGCAGTCCACCGCCGGCGGCGCGACCACGCCGCTGAGCGAGCGCAGCGACTATTACGACCTGGGCATCTCGCAGGTGGTCAACGAGCACCTGACCCTGGGCCTGGACACCTATTACCGCAAGGCCGACCGCCTGCAGGACGAAGGCCAGTTCGGCGCCGCCTACGTGTATTCCACGTTCAACTACCGCTATGGCCGCATCCGCGGCGCGGAGTTCAGCGCCGACTACAGCAATGGCCCGGTCACCGCCTACTTCAACGTCGCCTACAGCAAGGCGATGGGCAAGCGGGTCATGACCAGCCTGTACAACTTCGATCCGGACGCGCTGGCCTACGTCTACGACAACTGGATCCACCTGGACCACGACCAGAAGTTCACCTCATCCGGCGGCATCAGCTATGCGATCGACGACGCCAGCCGGATCGGCGCCAACTACCTGTTCGGCAGCGGCCTGCGCACCGATACCGACACCGTGCCCAACGGCGGCGAGCTGCCGGCGTACTTCCAGCTGAACCTCAGCGCCGGCCACGACTTCGCGCTCAGCGCGCATCCGCTGCACGCGCAAGTGGCGGTGCTCAATGCGCTCGATCGCGCCTACCAGCTGCGCGA